In one Mucilaginibacter sp. PAMB04168 genomic region, the following are encoded:
- a CDS encoding HAMP domain-containing sensor histidine kinase, which produces MIFKRYEWQLLLRIFVLFALLCGAAYAITNRFYVYSIALAPFIIYVIFSIMQQYTKIHQEVQEFSEAALYRDFSRHYAIQSAPANVQILRKGFNEINTTFKTINRERETQYHYLQKILELVGTGIISYEQETGEVAWINESFKNLISIPYLKSIHSLEKRNDELYWEIIKLKSGGSKVVTLIKDQQKVKLQLMASVLRSEDKIYKLVAFQNVSDAMDESESNAWSKLLNVMTHEIMNSVAPISSLADTLKNRLKRPDIANSPVSHDLEDLELGIDTIKRRSEGLLKFTESYRSLNKITKLELQQVSVYDLFENLNTLMLPTLEKKNIELDIILRDINMTIDVDVNLLEQVLINLLVNAIEAVKDQPEPMISLSAEVQSNKTLLKISDNGTGMSAELMEKIFIPFFSTRKTGSGIGLSLCKQIMLMHKGNIQVQSTEGVGTTFILQLN; this is translated from the coding sequence ATGATATTTAAGCGTTACGAGTGGCAATTATTGCTTCGCATTTTTGTTTTATTTGCCCTGCTTTGTGGTGCTGCCTATGCCATTACAAACCGGTTTTATGTTTACAGCATTGCGCTTGCACCATTCATTATATACGTAATTTTTAGCATTATGCAGCAATACACAAAAATCCATCAGGAGGTGCAGGAGTTTTCTGAAGCAGCATTGTATCGCGATTTTTCGCGCCATTATGCCATCCAGAGCGCACCTGCTAACGTGCAGATTTTACGTAAAGGTTTTAATGAAATCAACACCACGTTTAAAACTATTAACCGCGAGCGCGAAACGCAGTATCATTATCTGCAAAAGATATTGGAGCTGGTAGGCACCGGGATAATATCTTATGAGCAGGAAACGGGCGAAGTAGCCTGGATTAACGAATCGTTCAAGAATTTAATCAGTATACCTTACCTTAAAAGCATCCATTCGCTCGAAAAACGCAACGATGAGCTTTATTGGGAGATCATTAAACTAAAATCGGGCGGTAGCAAGGTAGTAACGTTAATCAAGGATCAGCAAAAAGTGAAACTGCAGCTAATGGCGAGCGTGTTGCGAAGCGAAGATAAGATCTATAAATTAGTCGCCTTCCAAAACGTAAGCGATGCCATGGATGAGTCGGAATCTAACGCCTGGTCAAAGTTGCTCAACGTAATGACGCACGAGATCATGAACTCGGTTGCTCCTATTTCGTCCCTGGCTGACACATTGAAAAACCGGCTTAAGCGGCCGGACATAGCCAACAGTCCGGTTAGTCATGACTTGGAAGATTTAGAGTTAGGAATTGACACTATTAAGCGCCGGAGCGAAGGCTTGCTTAAATTTACAGAAAGTTATCGCAGCCTTAACAAAATCACCAAGCTCGAGCTGCAACAGGTATCGGTTTATGATTTATTCGAAAACCTGAATACGCTGATGCTGCCCACACTCGAGAAAAAGAACATTGAATTGGATATTATACTCCGAGATATTAACATGACAATCGATGTGGATGTTAACCTGTTAGAGCAAGTGCTTATTAATTTATTGGTAAACGCCATTGAAGCTGTAAAAGATCAGCCTGAACCAATGATCAGCCTTTCGGCCGAGGTGCAAAGCAACAAAACTCTATTGAAGATAAGCGACAATGGTACAGGCATGTCTGCCGAGCTTATGGAAAAGATTTTTATTCCGTTCTTTAGTACACGCAAAACCGGCAGTGGCATTGGTTTAAGCCTGTGCAAGCAAATCATGCTTATGCATAAGGGTAACATACAGGTTCAAAGTACCGAAGGTGTGGGCACAACCTTTATATTGCAACTTAATTAA
- a CDS encoding ABC transporter permease, with protein sequence MFKNYIKIAWRSLLSNKGFSFINITGLAVGMAAAMLIALWIQNEISFDRFHKNIDSLYVAYNRSTFEGEVNCWSTTPNTLGPALAQEYPEVKSAVRVDYAERHLIEYNGKKLEADGFNADPGFFDMFSFPLVSGNKHDALSSSNHIVISQVFAKKMFGSEDALGKIIMFDNKHSFVVSGVMKPQPSNTRFQGDYITPWSFIKVFWGRDDQNWGNNSYRTFVQLKPGASLEQFNKKIINITIRHSKHREDNEVFLYPLSDYYLHNIFKDGKPSGGRVDVVRLFTIIAGFILLIACINFMNLSTARSEKRAKEVGIRKAVGAIKGALIGQFLIESVIVALISGIIAIVLAQVSLPYFNRLVQWQLSIPYGNPLFWLCMLAFILLTGILAGCYPALYLSSFKSVEVLKGTFRSFNALITPRKLLVIVQFTFAVVMIISTIIIRRQIQYAQQRDNGYDKSNLVYTPFSGDIKKNEQLIKNELLNSGAAVAVSITSSNLVTSQSNSWGLEWQGKAPDAKIVFDQIATQGDFIKTVKIPLVDGRDINPAAYPTDSTACLINESAAKIMNFKKPIGQVIDKDFVKWHVVGVFKDFIWGSPFDAKNPMFVMGPRSEWDNVINYRLNPAQSISASLQKAEAVFKKFNPAFPFNPLFVDQEYQAKFKEQQRTGNLAGTFALLTIIISCLGLFGLAAYMASSRTKEIGVRKVLGASVSSIATLISKDFLKLVMISIFIATPIAWYAMHSWLQGYTYRIEVEWWVFILAGFAAIIIAMVTVSFQSVRAAIANPVKSLRSE encoded by the coding sequence ATGTTTAAAAACTACATCAAAATTGCTTGGCGAAGCTTGTTAAGCAACAAAGGTTTTTCGTTTATTAATATTACAGGTTTGGCTGTTGGCATGGCGGCAGCAATGTTAATTGCGTTGTGGATACAGAACGAAATAAGCTTTGACCGTTTTCATAAAAATATCGATTCCCTTTACGTTGCTTATAACCGGTCAACTTTTGAAGGAGAGGTAAATTGCTGGTCTACCACACCAAACACATTAGGCCCGGCCTTGGCACAAGAATACCCTGAAGTGAAATCGGCTGTACGGGTCGATTATGCTGAAAGACATTTAATAGAATACAATGGTAAAAAGTTGGAAGCAGATGGCTTTAACGCGGACCCGGGCTTTTTTGACATGTTTAGCTTTCCGTTGGTAAGCGGAAATAAACACGATGCGCTAAGCAGTTCCAATCACATCGTAATTAGCCAGGTTTTTGCCAAAAAGATGTTTGGAAGTGAAGACGCGTTGGGCAAGATTATCATGTTTGACAATAAACACAGTTTCGTTGTAAGCGGTGTTATGAAGCCGCAGCCATCCAACACCCGTTTCCAGGGTGATTATATTACGCCATGGTCTTTTATAAAAGTATTTTGGGGTCGCGATGATCAAAATTGGGGAAATAACAGTTACCGTACTTTTGTCCAGTTAAAGCCAGGCGCATCCTTAGAGCAATTCAATAAAAAAATAATCAACATTACTATACGGCACAGCAAGCATCGGGAAGATAATGAGGTTTTCCTTTATCCGCTAAGCGATTACTATCTGCATAATATTTTTAAGGATGGCAAACCGTCGGGCGGAAGGGTAGATGTAGTGCGTTTGTTTACCATAATTGCTGGTTTTATACTGCTTATTGCTTGTATAAATTTCATGAACCTAAGTACGGCCCGCAGCGAAAAGCGTGCTAAAGAAGTAGGCATACGCAAGGCCGTCGGCGCAATTAAAGGCGCGTTAATTGGTCAGTTCCTCATTGAGTCGGTTATTGTTGCCCTTATTTCTGGTATCATTGCTATTGTGCTTGCGCAGGTAAGCCTGCCATACTTTAATAGGCTGGTGCAATGGCAATTGAGCATTCCTTATGGTAACCCTTTATTTTGGCTGTGCATGCTGGCATTTATTTTACTTACTGGCATATTAGCTGGATGTTACCCTGCATTGTACCTTTCTTCGTTCAAATCGGTAGAGGTTTTAAAGGGTACTTTCCGTTCGTTCAACGCCCTGATTACGCCACGCAAGTTATTGGTTATTGTGCAGTTCACGTTTGCTGTGGTAATGATAATTAGCACTATCATAATACGCAGACAAATACAATATGCACAGCAGCGCGACAATGGCTATGATAAAAGCAACTTGGTATATACGCCTTTTTCGGGCGATATTAAAAAGAATGAGCAACTCATCAAGAATGAACTACTCAACTCCGGGGCTGCTGTTGCTGTAAGCATTACCAGCTCAAATTTGGTTACGAGCCAATCCAACTCATGGGGGTTAGAATGGCAAGGGAAAGCACCAGATGCAAAGATTGTTTTTGACCAAATAGCTACTCAAGGCGACTTTATTAAAACTGTAAAGATACCACTGGTTGACGGACGCGACATTAACCCGGCGGCTTACCCCACAGATTCTACCGCCTGCCTGATAAATGAATCGGCCGCTAAAATCATGAACTTTAAAAAACCTATTGGCCAGGTTATAGATAAAGATTTTGTAAAGTGGCATGTAGTTGGCGTATTTAAAGACTTTATTTGGGGATCGCCATTTGATGCTAAAAACCCGATGTTTGTTATGGGGCCAAGAAGCGAGTGGGACAATGTTATTAATTATCGCTTAAATCCAGCACAATCAATAAGTGCTTCGTTGCAAAAGGCCGAAGCTGTTTTTAAAAAATTTAACCCTGCTTTTCCTTTTAACCCTCTGTTTGTTGATCAGGAATATCAGGCAAAGTTTAAAGAACAACAACGTACAGGCAACTTAGCCGGCACGTTCGCTTTGCTAACCATCATCATATCGTGCTTAGGTCTGTTTGGCTTGGCTGCTTACATGGCCAGCAGCCGTACCAAAGAGATTGGCGTACGTAAGGTATTGGGCGCCTCGGTAAGCAGCATTGCAACGCTTATCTCTAAAGACTTCCTGAAGCTGGTTATGATCTCTATTTTTATTGCTACGCCAATAGCCTGGTACGCTATGCATAGCTGGCTTCAGGGCTATACTTACCGCATTGAAGTTGAATGGTGGGTTTTTATACTGGCCGGTTTTGCAGCCATTATAATTGCGATGGTTACAGTAAGCTTCCAATCTGTTAGGGCCGCAATTGCCAACCCCGTAAAAAGCCTGCGGAGCGAATAA
- a CDS encoding S41 family peptidase, translated as MKLPKTLSLLVAAASLYMHAHAQMPNTLKPEEKVYGLSKFWQEVNYNFVYLSKVNRTTWDSLYTAMIPTVQKTSNDYEYYHELQRFCAFLNDGHTNIYMPPVIGNQVLNTMFGNYRLFIQNIDGRAIITRTNLSKKDEIPVGSEIIEVNGMATHNYMAKNVRPYIASSTRYVLDDQAASNLLQGPTGTTYALKIKTPKGAIKSLQLTHAKTEEKETYPALTEPGLLNLKWYPNQVAYVALNSFGDKKIDSLFIQKLPELYKAKALIIDLRNNGGGSTGIGAAILDYLTNDKTFYGSKMVSRLHVPSFKAWGVGLTPKDTVNSAWASKAYLNNHDERYELITASTIHVNTAKAPKVIVPTAVLIGHNTASAAEDFLIFADKQQHMIKIGQNTFGSTGQPYNFDLPGGGGARVCTKKDTYPDGREFVGYGIKPDIEVVPTVKDFVQNNDAALNKALAFLKGKNLQNVGVSKLQPMPGSSK; from the coding sequence ATGAAATTACCTAAAACCTTATCACTTTTAGTTGCTGCAGCAAGCTTATACATGCATGCTCACGCACAAATGCCCAACACGCTTAAGCCTGAGGAGAAAGTTTACGGACTATCTAAATTTTGGCAGGAGGTGAATTATAACTTTGTTTATCTAAGTAAGGTTAACCGTACCACCTGGGATAGTTTGTACACGGCTATGATACCGACTGTGCAAAAAACTAGTAATGATTATGAGTATTATCATGAGTTACAGCGCTTTTGTGCTTTTTTAAATGATGGTCATACCAATATCTACATGCCTCCTGTAATTGGCAATCAGGTGCTGAATACCATGTTTGGCAACTACCGTCTGTTCATTCAAAACATCGATGGACGCGCAATTATCACCCGAACTAATCTTTCAAAAAAGGACGAAATTCCTGTAGGCAGCGAGATTATTGAAGTAAACGGCATGGCTACCCATAACTATATGGCAAAAAATGTAAGACCATATATTGCATCGTCTACTCGCTATGTGCTCGACGACCAGGCAGCTTCAAATTTGCTGCAAGGGCCAACTGGCACAACCTACGCGCTCAAAATTAAAACACCAAAAGGAGCAATTAAATCATTGCAGTTAACCCATGCAAAAACCGAGGAGAAGGAAACCTATCCGGCGCTCACCGAACCTGGTTTGCTTAATTTAAAATGGTATCCTAACCAGGTAGCGTACGTGGCTTTAAACAGTTTTGGCGACAAGAAGATTGATAGCCTATTTATACAAAAGCTACCCGAGTTGTATAAAGCTAAGGCCCTTATTATCGATCTGCGTAATAATGGAGGTGGCAGCACTGGCATTGGGGCAGCCATCTTGGACTATCTCACCAATGATAAAACATTTTACGGCTCTAAAATGGTAAGCCGGCTGCACGTGCCCTCTTTTAAAGCATGGGGTGTGGGCCTAACACCAAAAGACACTGTGAATAGTGCTTGGGCAAGCAAAGCTTACCTCAACAACCATGATGAGCGTTATGAGCTTATCACCGCTTCAACCATACATGTTAATACAGCGAAAGCACCTAAAGTAATTGTGCCAACTGCCGTACTCATCGGACACAATACAGCCTCTGCAGCCGAAGATTTTTTGATTTTTGCCGACAAACAACAGCACATGATCAAAATAGGCCAAAATACGTTTGGAAGCACCGGCCAGCCTTATAATTTTGACTTGCCCGGAGGTGGAGGTGCGCGTGTTTGCACCAAAAAAGATACTTACCCAGACGGGCGCGAGTTTGTAGGCTACGGTATAAAACCTGATATCGAAGTGGTGCCTACCGTAAAAGATTTTGTTCAGAACAATGATGCAGCATTGAACAAAGCATTGGCCTTCTTAAAAGGCAAAAACCTGCAAAATGTCGGCGTGAGTAAATTGCAGCCAATGCCAGGCAGTAGTAAATAA
- a CDS encoding sigma-54 dependent transcriptional regulator, which translates to MILKKATVLVVDDDIDVLTAVKLLLKTEVQEIITEKNPENINSLLTRNQIDLVLLDMNFNSAMNTGNEGIYWLRKIKEWRPNVCVIMITAYGHIDLAVRSLKEGANDFVVKPWHNEKLIETIKDLLDKQEGPKKPKISVKGSTGGTAILGEAEAMQDIFYKVNKIAPTDANILILGENGTGKDLMAKAIHERSLRANKPFIKVDVGALTDTLFESELFGHKKGAFTDAREDRMGRFEEAEGGTLFLDEIGNISLQQQAKLLTVLQNRQVTRLGNNKPVDINIRLICATNVPLQELANENKFRKDLIYRINTVEITMPALRRRNDDIPLLARHFAKIYAAKYLKPSVDFSNAALQKLQSYNYPGNVRELQYTIERAVIMAENAILQPDDLIFSSLETSIKEAPEAADNVPLSMMEKNAILRVIEKHNGNITRAAKELGLTRTALYRRLNKYDI; encoded by the coding sequence ATGATATTAAAAAAAGCAACAGTATTAGTTGTTGATGATGATATAGATGTACTAACGGCAGTAAAACTTTTGTTAAAGACAGAAGTACAGGAAATCATAACCGAAAAAAATCCGGAAAATATAAACTCGCTGCTCACCCGTAACCAGATTGACCTGGTGCTATTGGATATGAACTTTAATAGCGCCATGAACACTGGAAACGAGGGCATATACTGGCTGCGTAAGATAAAAGAATGGCGCCCGAACGTATGTGTGATTATGATTACCGCATACGGCCATATTGATTTAGCTGTACGATCATTGAAAGAAGGCGCCAACGATTTTGTTGTAAAACCTTGGCACAACGAAAAGCTGATAGAAACCATTAAGGATTTATTAGACAAACAGGAAGGCCCTAAAAAGCCTAAAATCTCTGTCAAGGGTTCAACAGGCGGCACGGCCATATTAGGTGAAGCCGAAGCCATGCAGGATATATTTTACAAAGTAAACAAGATAGCGCCCACTGACGCCAACATACTTATTTTAGGCGAAAACGGTACGGGTAAGGATTTGATGGCGAAAGCTATTCATGAAAGGTCTTTACGTGCCAACAAACCCTTTATTAAGGTTGACGTTGGCGCATTAACGGATACGCTCTTTGAGAGTGAGTTATTCGGTCACAAAAAAGGCGCTTTTACAGACGCCCGGGAAGACCGCATGGGCCGTTTTGAAGAGGCCGAAGGTGGCACCTTGTTTTTAGATGAGATTGGCAATATCTCTTTACAACAGCAGGCCAAATTGTTAACTGTATTGCAAAACCGCCAGGTTACGCGCTTAGGCAACAACAAGCCGGTTGATATTAACATACGTTTGATATGCGCAACCAACGTGCCTTTGCAGGAGTTAGCTAATGAGAACAAGTTTCGTAAGGATTTGATTTACCGCATTAATACGGTTGAAATTACCATGCCTGCCTTGCGCAGGCGTAATGACGATATACCCTTACTGGCACGCCATTTTGCAAAAATTTATGCGGCAAAATACCTAAAGCCGTCTGTGGATTTTAGTAACGCGGCACTGCAAAAATTACAGTCATACAATTACCCTGGCAACGTACGCGAATTGCAATACACCATTGAACGGGCTGTTATCATGGCCGAAAATGCCATTTTGCAGCCCGACGACCTGATCTTTTCATCTCTGGAAACGAGTATAAAAGAAGCTCCCGAAGCTGCTGACAATGTCCCTTTAAGTATGATGGAAAAGAACGCCATTTTAAGGGTGATTGAAAAACATAACGGCAACATTACACGCGCCGCCAAAGAACTTGGTTTAACACGTACCGCTTTATACCGCCGACTGAACAAGTATGATATTTAA
- a CDS encoding ABC transporter ATP-binding protein: MIKITNLEKFYRTEEVETVALNKLNLEINTGEFVAIMGPSGCGKSTLLNILGLLDDPDGGSYLFNGTEVAHFNERKRADLRKHNIGFVFQSFNLIDELTVFENVELPLIYTGVGTAERKQRVEEVLAKMQIMHRRNHYPQQLSGGQQQRVAIARAVVNKPKLILADEPTGNLDSSNGNEVMELLTDLNEQGTTIIMVTHSEHDARYSHRIVRLLDGHTVVENIMM, encoded by the coding sequence ATGATTAAAATAACAAACCTTGAAAAGTTTTACCGCACTGAGGAGGTGGAAACTGTAGCCCTTAATAAGCTGAACCTCGAAATTAACACCGGTGAGTTTGTAGCTATTATGGGTCCATCGGGCTGTGGTAAATCTACCTTGCTTAATATTTTGGGACTGCTTGACGATCCAGATGGCGGCAGTTACCTGTTTAATGGTACTGAGGTGGCTCACTTTAATGAACGCAAGCGTGCCGACTTACGCAAGCATAACATCGGGTTTGTTTTTCAAAGCTTTAATTTGATAGACGAGCTTACGGTTTTCGAAAACGTAGAGCTACCACTTATTTACACAGGCGTTGGCACGGCCGAGCGTAAGCAACGTGTTGAAGAGGTGCTTGCCAAAATGCAAATAATGCATCGGCGTAATCATTACCCCCAGCAGTTATCGGGCGGCCAGCAACAGCGCGTAGCTATTGCCCGTGCGGTGGTAAATAAACCCAAACTTATACTGGCTGATGAGCCCACCGGTAACTTGGACAGCAGTAACGGTAACGAGGTGATGGAACTCCTAACCGATCTGAACGAGCAGGGGACCACCATCATCATGGTAACCCACTCTGAGCATGATGCCCGTTACAGTCATCGTATTGTTCGCCTGTTGGATGGGCATACCGTTGTAGAAAATATCATGATGTAA
- a CDS encoding ABC transporter permease, whose amino-acid sequence MIKNYLKIAWRNLWKGRVFNLMNIVGLSVAIACCTLIFLTVFYEFSYDRFHEKLENIYQVYNISNRPEGVEKTSSMSIPFAPALKAEYPAVKHITRSANAGALVKYGNKEVEQGVHFVDEDFLKMFTFPLLQGNVNTVFSGLNNVVITETAAKAIFGNEPALNKTVTLTIGNEEKPFVVSGVMKKLPSNSSLEFDMLVRFEHFPNYKTDVDRWDNRTHFVLVEFAEHYDPKVFSHQMKPFVTKHYTQDLDLLKREGAKPDADGDLFKLGIVPFATNHFNIDLGGVEGNSVSKTYPISLIVIGCFILIIACINFINLSVARGFTRAREVGVRKTLGAGKWQLLLQFWTETILVCLGATIVGLLICVLVIDQFKAIFKSKISLSMLAEPVHLAGILILFLAVTAIAGFYPALMMVRYKTVVVLKGDVSAGKPGKLRNTLLVIQFTLSTLLIICTIITWQQINYLSEKPLGYNKTEVLSIPVSRGITGEKALQRMRNELRNNTNVLGVSGAYLNMGRGNDGSSRTSILGFTVNDREIRTNIQRVDYDYAKTLDIKLVEGREFDPNFPGDSTAIIINESMARQLGGKNLLGSFLPMYDQQPKAQIIGIVKNYNFKSLHEDIGSLTLTMDKGYTINYIFVKVKPASLIHAFDEIKESWHRQYPNTEFKGSWLNENTERQYLSERRLSGIFVSGAVLAIVISCVGLLAISIMMVLQRTKEIGIRKVLGANVAGIVLLLSRDFVKLVLLAAIISFPIAWWLMNKWLQGFAYRISIQWWVFVVSTILAIVLAFITISFQSIRAALANPVKSLRSE is encoded by the coding sequence ATGATTAAGAACTACTTAAAAATAGCCTGGCGCAACTTGTGGAAAGGTCGGGTCTTTAACCTAATGAACATCGTTGGGTTATCGGTAGCAATAGCTTGTTGCACACTCATCTTCCTGACCGTTTTTTACGAGTTCTCTTATGATCGCTTTCATGAAAAACTGGAAAACATTTACCAGGTATATAATATTTCGAACCGGCCGGAGGGTGTGGAAAAGACCTCGTCGATGTCTATACCTTTTGCACCTGCATTAAAGGCCGAATATCCAGCCGTAAAACACATAACCCGTAGTGCCAATGCAGGTGCACTAGTGAAGTACGGCAACAAAGAGGTGGAGCAAGGTGTACATTTTGTGGACGAAGATTTTCTGAAGATGTTTACTTTTCCGCTTTTACAGGGTAATGTAAACACAGTTTTTTCCGGCCTTAACAACGTTGTTATTACCGAAACTGCAGCTAAAGCCATTTTTGGTAATGAGCCGGCACTCAACAAGACCGTTACTTTGACTATCGGCAATGAGGAAAAGCCTTTTGTAGTTAGCGGTGTCATGAAAAAATTACCCTCAAATTCAAGTTTGGAGTTTGATATGCTGGTAAGGTTTGAACATTTTCCAAACTACAAAACCGATGTTGACAGATGGGATAATCGAACACATTTTGTACTTGTAGAATTTGCTGAGCACTATGACCCTAAGGTTTTCAGTCACCAAATGAAACCCTTCGTAACGAAGCACTATACACAAGACCTGGACCTATTGAAACGCGAGGGTGCAAAGCCAGATGCAGACGGAGATCTATTTAAGTTAGGTATCGTCCCGTTTGCAACAAATCACTTTAATATAGATTTAGGCGGCGTTGAAGGAAATTCGGTAAGTAAAACATATCCCATCAGCCTAATTGTAATAGGTTGTTTTATTCTCATTATTGCTTGCATTAACTTTATTAATCTTTCGGTAGCCCGCGGCTTTACCCGTGCCCGCGAAGTAGGTGTACGCAAAACCTTAGGTGCCGGCAAATGGCAGCTGCTGCTGCAATTTTGGACAGAAACCATTTTAGTTTGCCTTGGCGCTACCATAGTTGGTTTACTGATTTGCGTGTTGGTGATAGACCAGTTCAAGGCAATTTTTAAGAGTAAAATCAGCTTATCAATGCTTGCCGAGCCAGTCCATCTGGCAGGCATACTTATTTTGTTTCTGGCAGTAACTGCTATAGCCGGCTTTTACCCGGCTCTAATGATGGTGCGTTATAAAACTGTTGTGGTGTTAAAAGGAGACGTGAGTGCTGGTAAGCCGGGCAAATTGCGTAATACCTTGTTAGTTATACAATTTACCCTGTCAACGTTGCTTATCATTTGTACCATTATAACCTGGCAGCAAATAAACTATTTGAGCGAAAAGCCGCTTGGCTATAACAAAACAGAAGTGCTCAGCATACCGGTTAGTAGGGGAATTACGGGCGAAAAGGCTTTACAGCGGATGCGTAACGAGCTGCGTAACAATACAAATGTACTGGGCGTTAGCGGCGCTTATCTGAACATGGGCCGCGGTAATGATGGCTCATCACGCACATCAATTTTAGGTTTTACCGTAAACGACCGGGAAATACGCACCAATATTCAGCGTGTAGATTACGACTATGCCAAAACACTCGACATTAAACTAGTAGAAGGCAGGGAGTTTGATCCGAATTTTCCGGGCGATAGTACAGCTATTATTATTAACGAAAGCATGGCCCGGCAACTGGGAGGCAAGAACCTGTTGGGTAGTTTCCTGCCCATGTATGATCAGCAACCTAAAGCACAGATTATTGGTATTGTAAAAAACTATAACTTCAAGTCGCTGCACGAAGATATTGGCTCTTTAACCTTGACTATGGATAAAGGTTACACCATTAATTACATATTCGTTAAAGTAAAACCGGCAAGTCTTATTCATGCCTTTGATGAAATAAAAGAAAGCTGGCACCGCCAATATCCTAACACCGAATTTAAAGGATCATGGCTTAACGAAAACACCGAGCGCCAGTACTTAAGTGAACGCCGTTTATCAGGCATCTTTGTAAGCGGTGCTGTATTGGCCATTGTTATATCATGTGTTGGCTTATTAGCTATCTCTATTATGATGGTATTGCAACGTACCAAGGAGATAGGTATACGTAAGGTATTAGGGGCCAACGTAGCCGGCATTGTGTTATTGCTTTCTCGCGACTTCGTCAAACTGGTTTTGCTCGCAGCCATAATATCTTTCCCGATAGCTTGGTGGCTAATGAACAAGTGGCTGCAAGGCTTTGCATATAGGATAAGCATCCAGTGGTGGGTTTTTGTAGTATCAACCATACTAGCTATAGTGTTGGCTTTTATTACTATTAGCTTTCAATCTATACGAGCGGCGTTGGCCAATCCGGTTAAAAGCTTGCGGAGCGAGTAA
- a CDS encoding efflux RND transporter periplasmic adaptor subunit — MDRIIEKKRWNNKRVMTIAGIVAVVALVTGSIVFTSGKSKLNVDAERITISEVKKGSFQEIIPLNGIVLPITTIYLDAVEGGRVEKLFVEDGATMKKGQPILKLANTDLELNLANEETAVFNVLTQMQISHDNARQNTISKLNQMAEVESNLKEADRVYKLNKRLYDQKAIGLQEFQKSENDYSYAVRRKRLTTQILNQDSTAMNQQTQQSKESYAHMKATLELMRKKVGDLIVRAPVDGQLTSLDAEIGQSKQKGGRLGQIDVLSGFKVRVDVDEHYITRVFNGQMGEFTLGDKTYKLKIKKVFTQVSNGRFQVDMQFAGALPKDIRRGQSLQIRLALSDETQAVLVPKGGFYQQTGGSWIFKLSEDGKTAYRMDIQLGRQNPDYYEVMQGLKPGDRVVTSSYENYGDMQELVIK, encoded by the coding sequence GTGGACAGAATAATTGAAAAAAAGAGGTGGAACAATAAACGGGTAATGACTATTGCCGGCATAGTAGCTGTTGTAGCGTTGGTAACAGGAAGCATTGTATTTACTTCGGGCAAGAGCAAGCTTAATGTAGATGCCGAGCGTATAACCATAAGTGAGGTGAAAAAGGGATCGTTTCAGGAAATTATACCGCTTAATGGTATAGTTTTACCTATAACCACTATTTATTTAGATGCAGTTGAAGGAGGCCGTGTAGAAAAGTTATTTGTGGAAGACGGCGCTACCATGAAAAAGGGACAGCCCATCTTAAAACTAGCCAATACTGATTTGGAGTTAAACCTGGCCAACGAAGAAACTGCCGTATTTAACGTGCTTACACAAATGCAAATATCGCACGATAACGCCCGGCAGAATACCATTAGCAAACTAAACCAAATGGCCGAGGTGGAAAGTAACCTGAAAGAAGCCGATCGGGTGTATAAACTAAATAAACGCCTTTATGACCAAAAAGCCATCGGCTTGCAGGAATTTCAAAAATCTGAAAATGATTACTCATACGCCGTGCGCCGCAAGCGCTTGACTACACAAATTCTGAACCAGGACTCAACCGCCATGAACCAGCAAACGCAACAGTCGAAAGAATCGTACGCGCATATGAAAGCTACATTAGAGTTGATGCGCAAAAAGGTGGGAGACTTGATTGTACGTGCACCGGTTGACGGTCAGCTTACTTCATTGGATGCTGAAATTGGCCAAAGCAAGCAAAAAGGTGGTCGTTTAGGCCAAATTGATGTTCTATCTGGCTTTAAAGTGCGGGTTGATGTGGACGAGCATTATATAACCCGTGTGTTTAATGGGCAAATGGGTGAGTTTACCTTAGGCGACAAAACTTACAAACTAAAAATTAAAAAGGTGTTCACACAGGTTTCTAACGGCCGTTTCCAGGTCGATATGCAATTTGCAGGCGCATTGCCAAAAGACATACGCAGAGGGCAGAGCCTACAGATACGCTTAGCTTTAAGCGATGAAACGCAAGCGGTTCTAGTACCTAAAGGCGGTTTTTACCAGCAAACGGGTGGCAGCTGGATATTCAAACTAAGCGAAGATGGTAAAACTGCTTATAGGATGGATATACAATTGGGTCGCCAAAATCCGGATTATTATGAAGTTATGCAGGGGTTAAAACCGGGAGATCGCGTAGTAACATCAAGCTATGAAAATTATGGCGATATGCAGGAGCTAGTTATAAAATAG